Genomic window (Synergistes jonesii):
GCCCCTCTGGCGCTTCTGGGAGCGGGAATCAAAGTCATCGTAGCGTGTTCTTTCGCAAGATTGTTTTTTCGGAATTGCATAAACCTTGGCATTGCCGCAATCACCGCTCCTGAAGCCGTGCGGGATATCTGCGAGGGCGACGCGCTCAAAGTGGATTTGCAAAGGGGCATTATCTTCAATGGAACGCAGAGGAAACAGTATCGTTTTAATACGTTCCCAGATTATATACAAAAATATCTATTGAAAGGAGGCCTGATCAACGCCATTAACGATGAAAGACCGGAGTAGGCGTCGTTGCTTTCAGGATCTTGGGCGTCAAATGTTATAGCCACATATTATAAGGGAGGTTCTATCAAAATGAAAAAATTGGTGTCCGTGCTTACGTTGATATTTGTTATTTCTGCAGTTTTTGCCTACGCGCTTCCTGCGTGCGCCTCCGAAGCCGATAATTGGCCGAACAAGAAAATAGAGCTGATTTGGCATTCAAAGGCCGGTTCCGGCGGCGATCTCTACCTCAGAGCTCTTGCCCGTTTCCTCGAGAAAAAGACTGGGCAGACCGTAATAGTCAATAACGTCACCGGCGCTTCCGGCGCAAATGCCTGGACAAAGGTCAACAAGGCAAAGCCGGACGGATATACGATTTTAGGCGTATCCTCAACGTTTGTAGCGTCGCCTATCGTCAACAAACTGTCTGTGAACTATACGGATTTTGAGCCTGTAGCGCG
Coding sequences:
- a CDS encoding LeuD/DmdB family oxidoreductase small subunit, whose protein sequence is MTSRCWKLGDNVSTDEIISTRCLTLTDKDELKRHIFKNIRPEIADKVQPGDILIAGENMGYGSSREHAPLALLGAGIKVIVACSFARLFFRNCINLGIAAITAPEAVRDICEGDALKVDLQRGIIFNGTQRKQYRFNTFPDYIQKYLLKGGLINAINDERPE